Genomic segment of Polycladomyces abyssicola:
TCCACTGTATATAACCCGGTATACCCATCCCGTTCCAACGTGGACAATTGCTTTTCCAAACAGGCCTCCCCTTCGCCGATCGGTACGCATTTCCCTCCTTGTTCAGGAGTGTAGATGGCATCTTTCAGATGGACGTGTCCGATCCAAGGCCGTACCTGTTCATACCCGTCGGGAAACGGTACCTTCCCGCCGTATCGTTCGTTTCCGGGGTCCCATAAAACACGCAGAAACGGGGAATTCACCTTGGCCGCCAACAGCGCCACCTCGTCGGCGTAACCGCCGTTGGTGGAAGGTTCGTTTTCCAACCACAGAGCCACGCCCGCTTCCTCGGCCAACCGAGCCGCCTGATGGAGATGCTCCGTCACCTCATCCACGTACTGTTCCGGGTTGCGTTCCCGCCAGAAGGAGAAGATACGAATGCCGGGTGCCTGGAAAAAACCGGCCACTTCCAGTGCCCGTTTCAACATGTCCATATGGTCGTTCACCGTGCCTTCGGAAGCAAAAAAGGTGTCACCGTGCTCCACCGGCCGGTTCGGATCCAATGCGCATTTGAACACAGGGGAAGCCAGACCGGACACCCGTCCCCCCCGCTCGGCCAACGTGGAACGAAGATGGCGTAACCGTCCCGGCTCTATGTCCATCACATTGGCCCTCCACACGGACCGAAGCTCCACATAGGGAAGTTCATACTCTTCGACAAAAGCGAGTACTTCGTCCCAATCCTGAGACACTTCATCCGTCAACACACTGAGACGCGAAAAGACCGTCATCATTCCCACCTTTCTGCTTCGCTTGGAGAAAATTGCCCGCGATGATGTTCTCTGCTTTCGGGGTCTTCGCTCAGACAGGGCTTGGTCAGTCGCTCACCCCGCAAGCATTTGCTCTCTTACGGATTTATAAGACACGCCCTCGTTCGTTGCTCACTGGGGAAAACATAGCCCTCTTACGAAACCAAGGTTACCGTTACTTGGCCTGCTGTCTTTGGCTGGCGACCGCCTGAATCTTTTCGAGCGCCTGTGCGATCGAGGCCAAATCTTGGGATGTCCCCATCAACGCCGACTGCGGTAACCAAACCACTGTTTCGTCACAAGCACGCTCTGCCGACGGACATGGAGGGATGTCTTCCTCTTTCACGCCGAATTGTTCCCAAAGCGCTTGACGCATCGCCCGGTTTCGGTGAAGAGGGATATACCCCGGTGCCGCCGGAATCCCTTCTGCCTGCAAACATCGGATGAACGTGCTCTTGTCCATCCCCCCGAACGCTGCAGGGTCATACCGAAAGAGGTATAGGTGCCATGCATGAGAAGTGACACGTGAGTCTACACTAAGCGGTTCCACACCGTCGATATGAGCCAACAAACCGGACAGTGCTGCCGCGTTCACCTGTCGGCGGTGCAATTGCTCCTCCGCCCGATCCAATTGACAAAGCAAAACGGCGGCCTGAAATTCGGTCATCCGTAAGTTCCATCCGATGCTTTCATGTTGGTACCACAACCCCCCCGGTACGCGGCCCACATTGTGAATCGACCAAGCGCGGGCAGCGAGGGCATCGTCGTTGGTCACCACGATTCCGCCTTCTCCAGCCGTGATGTTTTTACTCGATTGAAAGCTGAACGTACCGAGGTGACCGATCGCACCGACTCTGCGTCCTTTCCACGCCGCTCCGTGCGCCTGAGCCGCGTCTTCGATCACGGTGAAACCGTACCGCCCGGCAAGCGCCATGAGGGCATCCAAATCAGCGGGATGACCCGCCAAATGTACCGGAATGACGGCCCGTGTCCGACTGTTCACCCGTTCTTCCACTGACGCCGGGTCGATTTGCATCGTCTGTGGATCGACATCGGCGAAAACCGGACGGGCTCCGACCGCCAAAACTGATGTGGCTGTCGCGATAAACGTGTACGACGGCACGATCACTTCGTCTCCTGGACCGACACCCGCCGCGCGCAACGCCACCTCCAACGCCAATGTACCATTGACAACGCAAATGCCGTGTTTCGCATCCTGAAAAGCAGCGAACCGTTCCTGAAACTGCTTCACTTTGGAACCATCCAAGGCTCCCCATTTTCCTGACCGCAACACTTCAATCAGTGCCCGCTCCTCTTCGGCCCCGAACACCGGCCACGCGGGAAACGGTTCCGTCCGTATTGGATCTCCTCCGTCAATCGCCAATCGGTTCATCCAGCAGCGCCTCCCTGATGCTTTTGCTGCCGATAATAGGTGACGACTTTTTTCAATCCGCTGGCGATCGCACGTACATGCTCTTCGGTAAACCCTTCGTTCCATGCCAACAAGATCATTCGCTCCGCCATCGCTTCGGCATGCGGGCACAAACCGTCGGGATAGATGATTTCCTCTTTCCGCACCCCAACGAAAGGATAGCCAGACCGACCATACGTATGACGGTCCCGAATCGCCGGAACCTTGTACATCGGTTCCACATACCCGGCCCGTGCCGGCAACCCTTCCTGCTGAAGGGCATAGGCCAACACCTTCGTGCTTATGCCGAGCGATTCGGTATCGACATGCATCGGATACAGCCAATAGCTCGCACGGTCACCCGGTCCGAGCCGGATGGGACGTAATTCCGGCACATCCGACAATGCCAACGTCAATTGACGGGCGCGCTCCTCCCGCCTTCGCACCACATCATCCAGTTTTTTCAGTTGGGCCAGACCGACCGCCCCCTGCAACTCCGTCATCCGGTAATTGGGAGACAAAAAGAGATGAGTGCGCAGATTTCCTTCCCGTGGCCATCCCTTATCTTGAAACAGGCGAATTCGCCATGCAAGCTCCTCGTCTTTGGTGATGGTCATGCCGCCGTCACCGCAACTCATGTGTTTGGATTGTTGAAAACTGAAACAGCCAATATCCCCGATCGTGCCGACCAGACGTCCTTTGGATTCTGTCAAAAACGCTTGCGAACAGTCTTCGATCACCCTTAACCCGTAACGACGGGCGATGTCGAGGATTGGGTCCGGATCGGCCGGCCGGCCGAACAGATGCACGAGTATGATCGCCCGCGTGCGCTCGGTGATGCGCTGTTCCACCGAGGCGGGATCGAGACACCAGGTTTCCGGATCAATGTCGGCGAAAACGGGAACGGCATTTTGCATCAGGATGGGGATGATGGTACCGAAATCGGTGATGGGAGTGGTGATGATTTCATCGCCGGGATCGGGGTTGATCGCTCCGATGGCCAAATGGAGAGCCGCTGTCCCCGACGTGGATGCAGTCGCATGAGGGACGCCCCACCGCCGTGCAAACGCCTGCTCAAACACTTTGACTTTTGTACCTTCATTCCTGCCCAGCCGCCCCGAGCGGATTACCTCGGTCAACTCCGCCAGTTCCTCCTCGCCAAACGTTCTGCCGCTCGCATCCGAAACCGTCGGCAGACTCCCCGGCTCGATCACCGGCGTGCCGCCGTCCTTCGCCAAACGCCCCTCCCAAGCTTCCACCATATCCCTCCTCAACCAGTTGTATCTTACCTGTCTACAAATTTATCCAATCCCTCCCTAGGTGTCAATTGAATGTTCTGAAGTTTTCCCCGATTGACGAAGTAGGAATGTTATGATAATTTTCCCATAGATGACCATATACATGTAGGAGACAGGTGAAGGGAGAGGATGGACCAAAAGGGGGTCAACACGATTTCATCGTCCACCAGCCTTACTGTCTGGTCACGGCATGATCGATATGAAATGAAGGAGTGATGAGGGTGAAATCCTGGGTATCCCGGATCGCGCTGTCCGTAGTCCTCGTATTGTTGCTCGGCGCCCTCGCGGGCTGCGGCATCCCGAAAAACGACGCTGATAATCCGAAGAAATCGGACGGTCCGATTACGCTGGAATTTTGGACGATCAACTTGAAAAAGGATTTCTCCGATTATATTCAAGGTCTGATCCAGTCATACGAAAAGGCCCATCCCAATGTGAAAATCAAATGGGTGGACGTCCCCGGACAGGAAGTGGACCGCAAGCTGCTGGCCGCTCTTGCTGCGGGTGAAGCGCCTGACGTCGTCAACTTGGACAGCATGAACCTGCCCAAATTCGTTGACCAAGACGCCCTTGCTCCTGTTGACGGGTTGCTCCAGCCAAACGATCTGAACGCCTACTTCGCCAACCTGCGCCAAGGCCTCACGTTCAACGGCAAACTGATGGCTGTGCCGTGGTATCACGCCGGTCCGTATATCGGTATGATCAACACGGATCTGTATAAAAAAGCCGGATTGGACCCGAACAAACCGCCCGCCAATCTGGATGAAGCACTCCAGCACGGCAAACTGATTCATCAGAAACTCTCCAACGTATACGGCTCCAACACGTTCCCCAACATCATGCTCATGGTCGCCGAAGGATTGCCGATCCTGAGTCCCGACAAGAAAAAAGCCGTCTTCAATTCCCCGCAACACGTCCAATTCGTCCAAAAATTCGTCGATGCTTACAAAACCGGTGCCATCTCCAGCGGCGTGATCGGCAAAGAGGAGCGTTCCCTGCCGCAAAACCTGGAAAACGAACAAGTCGCCATCGCCACGATGCAAGGAGCCTTCAACCTGACAAAAATCGAGAAAAACGCACCCAACGTCTTTCAAAAAATCAAAGTGACCCCGCCGATGAAAGGAAAAGCAGGCATTATCCCGCTCAAGGGCATTCAGACCCTCGTCGTTCCCAAAGCGAGCGCCCATCCGAAAGAAGCGGCCGATTTCGCCAAGTTCGTCACCAGTCCGGAGAATCAGTTGGCATTCTGCAAACTGGTCCCCATCTTCCCGTCGACCGAACAGACACTGAAAGATCCCTTCTTTACCCAATTTGAAGTAAAGACCAAACAGGATGAAGCCCGCAAGATCATGGTTTCCTCGATGAAAGAAGTCGTCAGCGATACCTTGGGCATTCAAAACGAGCAGGATTTGCGCGATGCATTTGATGAAGAAATGCGTGCGGTGCTGATGGGGAAAAAATCGGTCAAGCAAGGTCTGGATGATGCTGTGAAGAAATGGAACGAAAGCCTCGCCCAGTCTCAGTGATGCTTCGTATGTGAAACTACAGAACCGATCGTTCAGGGACGTGTTTTCCCGCCTTCCGTCAACTGTGCCGATGCACCCCGACGGGAAAACCGTCCCTTGTTGCATCAACCGTTGTTTCGGATGTGACTGGTGATTACTGTCCACATTGCTTTCCCGGCTCGCTCTACCTGCACCCTGGGAGCGAGCGAAAAGAGACTACCCGAATAAATCGCTTTACCTGACACACCCTTATCGACCGCTTTTCATCTTCGTAAAAGGAGGCGATGTGATGTCGATGCCCACACCGACACAACCGGTCCCGCAGTCGCAAGTCCCCCCTCGACCCCGTACCCGCCTTGGCCTCCGCCGTTTTCCCTGGGTGCCGTATTTGTTTTTGCTACCGGGGGTGGCGTTTTTCGTTATATTTGACTACATCCCGGCATTCAACGCTTTGTATCTCTCGTTCACAAAATATCACGTACTCTCTCCACCTGAGTGGGTGGGACTGGAAAACTATCACGACATGCTGAATGATCCATCGTTCTGGAAGGCGCTGAAAAACTCATTTGCCTATATGGTGATCATGGTTCCCATGTTGGTGGTAATCCCGCTATTTCTCGCCATTCTGGTCAATCAAAAACTGAAAGGCATCCATCTCTTCCGCGTCGCCTATTACCTACCCGTCGTCACGTCGATGGTCACGGTCTCGATCACGTGGAACTATCTCTATCACGAAAGCGGTCTTCTTAATTATCTGCTGATCACGTTGGGGATTTTGTCCAAACCGATCAGTTGGCTGTTGGACGTGAACACGGCCATTTTTGCTGTGGCTCTCGTGGAATCTTGGAAATCGATGGGCTTTTACATGATCATTTATCTCGCGGGTTTGCAGTCCGTTCCGCAGGATCTGATCGAAGCGGCCCGGGTGGACGGTGCCAACCGGTTGCGAATCATATGGCACGTCATCATCCCGATGTTGCGGCCGTTTGTCGCTTTGTGCGTGGTCATGGCTGGCATGGGTTCGATGCAGGTGTTTACCAGTGTGTTCATGCTGACCCAGGGCGGACCGCTGGACAGTACGACCAATTTAACGTATTTGATCTACGATCTCGCTTTCCAAAAGCTGAACATGGGCTACGCTAGCGCGGTCGGTATGGTGCTGTGGGTGATTCTATTGGTATTGTCCATATTGAATTTTCGACTGTCCCACGGAGGTGAACGCATGCAATGACCCACAAAAGATGGAGCCGGTTGAAGCGGATGGCGAAAACCGCAGGGATGTATGTTGTGCTTACGGCGATCGCCTGTCTGTTCGTCGGCCCTTTCATCCTGCTGATCTCCACCGCCTTCAAATCGGACAGTCAGCCGGTGTTCAGCTTTCCGCCACAGTGGATTCCCGATCCGCCGGTATGGGACAACTTCCATCAGGCGTGGAACGATATCCCGTTCCCTCGTTACATGTTTAACTCGTTTTTCCTGGTTGGCGTCATGGTGCCGCTACACCTTTTTCTTGCATCCATCACTGCTTACCCGCTGGCACGGATGCGTTTTTTTGGACGAAACTTCATCTTTTACGGGATTATCGCTACGATGTTTATTCCACCCGAAGTGATGTTGATTCCGCGTTTTCTCTTGGTTAAAACATTGAACATGACCGACAGTTACTGGGGTATTATCATCCCCGGACTTTTGGGGGGATTTGCCGTCTTTCTCATGAGACAGGCCTATCTCGCCATTCCCAGAGAGTTGGAGGAAGCGGCCATTATCGACGGATGCGATCCTTTTCGCATGTGGTGGAGCATCATGTTGCCGCTGACGGCTCCCACCACCGCTGCTCTCGGCGTTTTTTCGTTCATCTCTGTGTGGAATTCGTTCATCTGGCCGCTGATCGTACTGAAATCACCCGAGCTTTATCCGTTGTCACTCGGCTTGGCCTACTTGGCCGGCACCTTCGGATTTGATGTCAAATCGCTGGCCGCAGGTGCCGTCATCTCGGTCACACCCATCATCATCTTCTTCCTGCTGATGCAACGGTATTTCATCTACGGAATGCAGGGTGCAGTGAAAAAATAGGAAGGTTACAGAACAAAGTCGGTCCACCGACCCACGTCCAAAACGAATCCCCCACAGCAATTCACCCACCCTTTTTGAGCCGGGTGGGTGATACCAAACATTATATCTTCCACTCGTGCAGTTCCAAACGCCGAACGCCATGAACCACATACGGATCACGTTCCGCCATCTCTCTAGCTTCCTCCAATGAATCGGCGATGTACACCACCATTCCTCCCGAACCGTCCGCAAATGGTCCTTTCGCAAAAATCTTTCCCTGTTCAGCCAACTGATCCAGATACGCCAGGTGATCCGGCCGATACTTCTGGTTCAGCTCC
This window contains:
- a CDS encoding sugar phosphate isomerase/epimerase family protein, with protein sequence MTVFSRLSVLTDEVSQDWDEVLAFVEEYELPYVELRSVWRANVMDIEPGRLRHLRSTLAERGGRVSGLASPVFKCALDPNRPVEHGDTFFASEGTVNDHMDMLKRALEVAGFFQAPGIRIFSFWRERNPEQYVDEVTEHLHQAARLAEEAGVALWLENEPSTNGGYADEVALLAAKVNSPFLRVLWDPGNERYGGKVPFPDGYEQVRPWIGHVHLKDAIYTPEQGGKCVPIGEGEACLEKQLSTLERDGYTGLYTVETHYVPKGGTPADGTRRSISGLRRICEFA
- a CDS encoding DegT/DnrJ/EryC1/StrS family aminotransferase, translating into MNRLAIDGGDPIRTEPFPAWPVFGAEEERALIEVLRSGKWGALDGSKVKQFQERFAAFQDAKHGICVVNGTLALEVALRAAGVGPGDEVIVPSYTFIATATSVLAVGARPVFADVDPQTMQIDPASVEERVNSRTRAVIPVHLAGHPADLDALMALAGRYGFTVIEDAAQAHGAAWKGRRVGAIGHLGTFSFQSSKNITAGEGGIVVTNDDALAARAWSIHNVGRVPGGLWYQHESIGWNLRMTEFQAAVLLCQLDRAEEQLHRRQVNAAALSGLLAHIDGVEPLSVDSRVTSHAWHLYLFRYDPAAFGGMDKSTFIRCLQAEGIPAAPGYIPLHRNRAMRQALWEQFGVKEEDIPPCPSAERACDETVVWLPQSALMGTSQDLASIAQALEKIQAVASQRQQAK
- a CDS encoding DegT/DnrJ/EryC1/StrS family aminotransferase; protein product: MEAWEGRLAKDGGTPVIEPGSLPTVSDASGRTFGEEELAELTEVIRSGRLGRNEGTKVKVFEQAFARRWGVPHATASTSGTAALHLAIGAINPDPGDEIITTPITDFGTIIPILMQNAVPVFADIDPETWCLDPASVEQRITERTRAIILVHLFGRPADPDPILDIARRYGLRVIEDCSQAFLTESKGRLVGTIGDIGCFSFQQSKHMSCGDGGMTITKDEELAWRIRLFQDKGWPREGNLRTHLFLSPNYRMTELQGAVGLAQLKKLDDVVRRREERARQLTLALSDVPELRPIRLGPGDRASYWLYPMHVDTESLGISTKVLAYALQQEGLPARAGYVEPMYKVPAIRDRHTYGRSGYPFVGVRKEEIIYPDGLCPHAEAMAERMILLAWNEGFTEEHVRAIASGLKKVVTYYRQQKHQGGAAG
- a CDS encoding ABC transporter substrate-binding protein, translated to MKSWVSRIALSVVLVLLLGALAGCGIPKNDADNPKKSDGPITLEFWTINLKKDFSDYIQGLIQSYEKAHPNVKIKWVDVPGQEVDRKLLAALAAGEAPDVVNLDSMNLPKFVDQDALAPVDGLLQPNDLNAYFANLRQGLTFNGKLMAVPWYHAGPYIGMINTDLYKKAGLDPNKPPANLDEALQHGKLIHQKLSNVYGSNTFPNIMLMVAEGLPILSPDKKKAVFNSPQHVQFVQKFVDAYKTGAISSGVIGKEERSLPQNLENEQVAIATMQGAFNLTKIEKNAPNVFQKIKVTPPMKGKAGIIPLKGIQTLVVPKASAHPKEAADFAKFVTSPENQLAFCKLVPIFPSTEQTLKDPFFTQFEVKTKQDEARKIMVSSMKEVVSDTLGIQNEQDLRDAFDEEMRAVLMGKKSVKQGLDDAVKKWNESLAQSQ
- a CDS encoding carbohydrate ABC transporter permease, whose protein sequence is MSMPTPTQPVPQSQVPPRPRTRLGLRRFPWVPYLFLLPGVAFFVIFDYIPAFNALYLSFTKYHVLSPPEWVGLENYHDMLNDPSFWKALKNSFAYMVIMVPMLVVIPLFLAILVNQKLKGIHLFRVAYYLPVVTSMVTVSITWNYLYHESGLLNYLLITLGILSKPISWLLDVNTAIFAVALVESWKSMGFYMIIYLAGLQSVPQDLIEAARVDGANRLRIIWHVIIPMLRPFVALCVVMAGMGSMQVFTSVFMLTQGGPLDSTTNLTYLIYDLAFQKLNMGYASAVGMVLWVILLVLSILNFRLSHGGERMQ
- a CDS encoding carbohydrate ABC transporter permease, producing MTHKRWSRLKRMAKTAGMYVVLTAIACLFVGPFILLISTAFKSDSQPVFSFPPQWIPDPPVWDNFHQAWNDIPFPRYMFNSFFLVGVMVPLHLFLASITAYPLARMRFFGRNFIFYGIIATMFIPPEVMLIPRFLLVKTLNMTDSYWGIIIPGLLGGFAVFLMRQAYLAIPRELEEAAIIDGCDPFRMWWSIMLPLTAPTTAALGVFSFISVWNSFIWPLIVLKSPELYPLSLGLAYLAGTFGFDVKSLAAGAVISVTPIIIFFLLMQRYFIYGMQGAVKK
- a CDS encoding YciI family protein; protein product: MAYFAAILHMEKPELNQKYRPDHLAYLDQLAEQGKIFAKGPFADGSGGMVVYIADSLEEAREMAERDPYVVHGVRRLELHEWKI